In Streptomyces camelliae, the sequence GCACAAGCACGCCCTCGTGCGGCTGCCGTACTTCGCGTACGGGCGGGACGCCAACCCAAGCCGGTGTCCCGCCCGGCTTAGAAAGCGCTTGTCCGGACATTGGCAGAGCGAGCCGGAAGCCGTCAATGCCTCCATCGCGCGGGCTCGGTCACGGTTCGGACACCTCGGGCCACCGCGAGCCGGGCCGCGCCCACCACGGTGCCGAGATCGCCGACCGTGCTGCTGACCACCTCGGTGGGCCAGCTCAGCCGGGCCAGCTCGGCCCGCACCCCGGGCAGGAGCTGCGGGTCCGCGCCGGTGCTGCCACCGAGCACGATCAGCCCCGGGTCCAGTACGGCGGCCACGGCGGCGGCCAGCCGGCCCACGTCGGCGGCGTGGGCGTCGACCACGGCACGGGCCGGTCCCTGCCCGCCGCCGGCCAGCGCGAACAGGCGCTCGGTGGTCTGCGGGCACGGACCGTTCGCGTCCGGTGCGTCCCGCCAGGCCTCGGCGGCGCGGCGCAGCAGGGAGCGCGCGCCCATGTACTCCTCCAGGGCCTCCAGGCGCGGCTCGCGGCCCTCGTCCCAGGGGTAGGGCAGCCGGGCCAGCTCGCCGGCCGCGCCGTTCGCCCCGCGCAGCACCTGGCCACCGACGACGATGCCGAGGCCGACGCCCACGCCGACCCGCAGATAGCCGAAGGTGCCCCGGCCCCGGGCGGCACCCTCGTGCAGCTCGGCGAGGGCGGCGCAGTTGACGTTGTTCTCCAGGTGGACCGGGACGCCCGGGGGCAGCGCGACGGCCACGGCGTCGAAGACCGGGCCCGCCTTGGCGGTCGCCGGACGCTCCCCGGAGCTCTCCGTGGCCGGTGCGCTGACGTCGCCGATCGCGACGACGATGGCCCGCAGCGGGGCCGCGGCCGGCAGCGCGTCGAGGGCTTCGGTCACCGCGTCCGCGGCCCCCGCCCGTGAGCCGGTGGCCTCGGCGAGCAGCGTGCCGTCCAGGGCGCAGCCCCGCACCCGGGTGAGGTCCGGGCCGAGATCCACGGCCAGGACCGCGCCGGCCTCCGGCCCGAGCCGGTAGACGGCGGCGGTGCGGCCGGTGCCACTGGAGGCGGTGCCGGAGTGAGCGGCGAGCCCGGCGCTCTCCAGCTCCGCGACGGCGGAGGACACCGTCGGCTTGGACAGGCGGGCCAGGCTCGCCAGTTGCGGCCGGGTCGCGCTGCCCGCCTCGGCGAGCACGGCGAAGACCGCGCTCGCGCTCTCGGTCAGCCGGGGCACAGCCACCACGTCGTGTTCCACGGTTCTCCCACTAGGTCGTCGCGAGACTCTTGACGCACTGTACTTCGTTAGTTAATTTCCTAACGAACTTCACGGTACTCGCCTGCCGTACTCCGCCAGAGGCCCGTCCCGGGGCTTCCCGACCGTTCTGCCCCCGCTTCATCCAGGCACGGTTCGCCCGCCGTCGCAGCACCACGCGCACGACAAACGACAGCGCACACGACGAAAGAGGTCCCGTGCAGGACTCCACGCCCGTCCTGGTCGGCATCGACGTGGGCGGCACCAAGACGCATCTGCGTGCCCTGGCCGGCCACACCCCGATCGCCGACCACGTCCGTTCGAGCAGCGGCTGGCGGCCGCACGATCCGGTCGCCGCCGCCGGCTGGCTGGCCCGGCTGACCGCCGAGGCCCTGCCGGCCGGCCTGCGCCCGTCGGCGCTGGCGGTGGGCGGCCACGCCTGCGAGACCCCGCGCCAGTGCGAGCAGATCCGCACCGCCCTGCATCTCCACTTCGACGCGCCCGCACTGGTGGTGGGCGACGCCGAACTCCTCGTCCCCGCCGCCGCCCTGGACAAGGGCGCCGGTCTGGTCGCCGGCACCGGCTCGGTGGCCGTGGGCCGCCGCGCCGACGGTACGCCGGTGCAGGTCGGCGGCTGGGGCGCGGTCCTCGGCGACGAGGGCGGCGCGGCTGGGCTGGTCCGCGAGGCGGTGCGCGCCTGCTGGGCCGCCCACGACCGGGGAGAGGCACCCGACACGCTGGCGGCGGCGCTCCTCGACGCGTTCGGCGTGCCCGAAGTGCCCGCGCTGGGCGCGGCGTTGGAGAGCGCCCCCGATCCGTCCGCCGCGTGGGGCCGGGCCGCCCCGGCCGTCTTCTCCGCCGCCGAGGCGGGCTCCGTGCTCGCCCGGGAGGTGATCGCCGCCGGGGGCCGCGGCCTGGCCGCGCTGATCGTCCTGCTGGAACGGCGGGGTGCGGCGGTCGACGACGTGGTGGTCGCGGGCAGCACGATCCTCGCCCAGCCACCGCTGTACGACGCCTTCGCCGGCGCGCTCGCCGCGTCCCTGCCGTCGGCCCGGCCCCGGCCGCTGCGGGTGCCGCCGGTTCAGGGGGCGGTGGCGCTCGCGCGTGCGCTGCTGTGACGCACCAACTCCCGTGCACCCGGCTGCTGTTGTGACACATCCGTGCACCGGCTGTTGGTTTCTGTGCGCCGGACTCCCCGCGTTCACCTGCCGAACAGCCGGAGATCACCCGGGTCTCCCCAGCGGGTCACACCCTCGCCCTAAATATTCATCCGTTCAACTTCTTCCCCGTTCTTCTCCACGGGATCACACAACTCGGCACAGTGCGCCGGGCTTTCCCGTGGCCCGTCCCTGAGAGGCACAGGCATGCCGTCACCCGCCGGGCACCCCTCCTCCGCGCTGAACCGGCGCGGCTTCCTCACGACCACGCTGGCCGCGTCGGCGGGGGTGCTCGCCGCCCCGGCCGTCGCCGTCTGGCTGCCGGCGGCCGACGCCAAGGCCGCGACGGCGCCGGCCGCGTTCGTGGACGACTACAGGACCAACGTCGCCGCCAACCTGACGCCCGAGACCAACGCCGTGGTCCGGGCCCTCGGCGGCTTCGCCCAGGTGTGGAAGACCGGCTCCGCCTGGAACACCGGCGC encodes:
- a CDS encoding ROK family transcriptional regulator translates to MEHDVVAVPRLTESASAVFAVLAEAGSATRPQLASLARLSKPTVSSAVAELESAGLAAHSGTASSGTGRTAAVYRLGPEAGAVLAVDLGPDLTRVRGCALDGTLLAEATGSRAGAADAVTEALDALPAAAPLRAIVVAIGDVSAPATESSGERPATAKAGPVFDAVAVALPPGVPVHLENNVNCAALAELHEGAARGRGTFGYLRVGVGVGLGIVVGGQVLRGANGAAGELARLPYPWDEGREPRLEALEEYMGARSLLRRAAEAWRDAPDANGPCPQTTERLFALAGGGQGPARAVVDAHAADVGRLAAAVAAVLDPGLIVLGGSTGADPQLLPGVRAELARLSWPTEVVSSTVGDLGTVVGAARLAVARGVRTVTEPARWRH
- a CDS encoding N-acetylglucosamine kinase, with amino-acid sequence MQDSTPVLVGIDVGGTKTHLRALAGHTPIADHVRSSSGWRPHDPVAAAGWLARLTAEALPAGLRPSALAVGGHACETPRQCEQIRTALHLHFDAPALVVGDAELLVPAAALDKGAGLVAGTGSVAVGRRADGTPVQVGGWGAVLGDEGGAAGLVREAVRACWAAHDRGEAPDTLAAALLDAFGVPEVPALGAALESAPDPSAAWGRAAPAVFSAAEAGSVLAREVIAAGGRGLAALIVLLERRGAAVDDVVVAGSTILAQPPLYDAFAGALAASLPSARPRPLRVPPVQGAVALARALL